The following proteins come from a genomic window of Candidatus Saccharibacteria bacterium oral taxon 488:
- the atpC gene encoding ATP synthase F1 subunit epsilon, producing the protein MNLKLVTLGGVKLDEAVYSVTIPTIDGEISVLPSHEPLVTVAKDGVITVRRRQEDSDNQLEYFAISGGVVKIDYSSVQILVDEADHGDDIIEAETQAALERAIKARDEADDQVEREKAKQLIDRHMVRLKVADLHRRKRRH; encoded by the coding sequence ATGAATTTGAAGCTAGTAACGCTCGGTGGTGTCAAGCTGGATGAGGCGGTCTACTCGGTGACCATCCCGACGATTGACGGTGAGATTTCGGTGCTGCCGAGCCACGAACCGCTGGTGACAGTGGCCAAGGACGGCGTGATCACCGTGCGCCGGCGCCAAGAAGATTCTGACAATCAGTTGGAGTATTTCGCAATTTCCGGCGGCGTGGTGAAGATTGATTATTCATCGGTGCAGATCCTGGTGGACGAGGCCGACCATGGCGACGACATTATCGAGGCGGAAACTCAGGCGGCACTGGAGCGCGCCATCAAGGCCCGCGACGAAGCCGATGACCAAGTCGAACGCGAGAAAGCCAAACAGCTCATCGACCGGCACATGGTACGGCTAAAGGTGGCAGATTTGCATCGGCGTAAGCGACGACATTAG
- a CDS encoding tRNA-dihydrouridine synthase family protein, translated as MNMTCWDNLPQPFFILAPMEAVTDVVFRHVVKQAGAPDVFFTEFANATGWVHAGDKAIAGRLIKTDDEHPLVAQIWGGEPGDMEQFAAHCAKLGFDGIDINMGCPAKSAIKSGGAALIRRPDVAIAAIAAAKTAGLPVSVKTRLGYTYVDEWREWLTTILQQDIVNLTIHLRTKKEMSKVPAHYELIDDIIALRDDIAPQTLLTINGDIRDRAHGEKLARQHPGLNGIMIGRGVFSDPFCFRKGGVSSEIEDKRVIVGGAAPTSEQIFDFSEEGADRLAGPASSDLRAVADGDDGSGNTKSELIYLLHYHLDLFDHYQPTLGRPYETLKRFFKIYIRDFDGAKELRDQLMHTKSTDEVRKIIENI; from the coding sequence ATGAATATGACATGTTGGGACAATCTACCGCAGCCATTTTTCATCTTGGCGCCCATGGAAGCCGTCACGGACGTGGTATTTCGTCATGTCGTGAAACAGGCGGGCGCGCCCGACGTGTTTTTCACTGAGTTTGCCAATGCCACTGGCTGGGTGCATGCTGGCGACAAGGCTATCGCTGGGCGGCTCATCAAAACCGACGATGAGCATCCGCTAGTCGCCCAGATATGGGGTGGTGAGCCAGGCGACATGGAACAATTTGCGGCTCACTGCGCGAAGCTCGGCTTTGACGGCATTGACATCAACATGGGCTGTCCCGCCAAATCCGCCATCAAAAGCGGGGGCGCAGCACTGATCCGCCGACCCGACGTGGCGATCGCTGCTATCGCTGCCGCCAAAACTGCCGGCCTGCCCGTCAGCGTCAAAACCAGGCTGGGCTATACGTATGTTGACGAATGGCGCGAGTGGCTGACGACTATTTTACAGCAAGATATTGTTAATCTAACCATCCACCTCCGCACCAAAAAGGAGATGAGTAAAGTCCCAGCGCACTACGAGCTCATCGACGATATCATTGCCCTACGTGATGACATCGCCCCACAAACGCTACTAACCATCAACGGCGACATCCGCGACCGCGCCCACGGCGAGAAGCTCGCCCGCCAGCACCCCGGTCTCAACGGCATCATGATCGGGCGGGGAGTTTTCAGCGATCCGTTTTGCTTTAGGAAAGGCGGAGTGTCTTCGGAGATCGAGGATAAGCGGGTGATAGTCGGTGGGGCAGCACCCACTTCTGAACAAATCTTTGATTTTTCAGAAGAAGGGGCGGACCGACTAGCAGGACCCGCGTCTAGCGACCTACGTGCCGTCGCAGACGGCGACGACGGGAGCGGCAATACTAAATCAGAACTTATATATCTACTACATTACCACCTCGACCTCTTTGACCACTACCAGCCAACCCTCGGCCGCCCCTACGAAACCCTCAAACGCTTCTTCAAAATCTACATCCGTGACTTCGACGGCGCCAAAGAACTACGCGACCAGCTAATGCACACCAAAAGCACTGACGAAGTCCGGAAAATTATTGAAAATATATAG
- a CDS encoding ATP-dependent helicase produces the protein MDFHTRYAKLNANQRQAVDYIHGSLLVIAGPGTGKTELLSMRTAQILRQTDTLPDSILCLTFTESGAANMRQRLRQIIGEDAYKIAIHTFHSFGTEVINQHREYFFHGADSQPADELTQHQIVTGILEGLDWRNPLSAKNNGEFVYTSELIRVISEFKQSGLTPAELRAITADNQRVIAGIAPDIQQVFAAKISKKTIELFAPLAEKITERIGEGNSVTTSGGGATELSENAANSALHHAEPSANLPSSITPYAQVLALSIAHAAQEAIYTNSTKPLTAWKNKWCEKNAAGEFVLKDFAASEKLSAAIDVYETYGNVLAERSLFDYDDMILSVIQACESHPELRANLQEQFQFIMVDEFQDTNLAQLRLLFDLTGDEDNPNIMAVGDDDQAIFSFQGADVGNIQRFRQRYHDPKIIVLTDNYRSAADILTAARRVITQGADRLENTIDGLSKQLTAHASGSGARVQVQEFTSASEERAGVAKQIAELIKRGENPAHITVIARHHKELIELLPYLYRQNLMVNYERHDDILEQDIIQALDKLARVVMAIHQNNLDVANSLLPEVIAHPAFGFSALDIWRLSLHAYKNRELWLESMLASSTFRPFGEWLLERAKDVPNLPLEEQLDKLLGLEAGTIPIDSVQRLQPERPQTPSAKRGVDRDSSGAHSGRELLQSADEESSLNSLAAHYFSPEALAQNPDAYLTTLESLRTLRQKLRDRTTDETPTLANFLEFIDLHRSTKTRLTHIRPQASALGGAINLMTAHKSKGLEFPHIFVIGAIDSAWGEKVRSRSRLIRYPANLQLQPAGTSYDERLRLFFVAMTRAKTTLTMTYSQTNDAGSDTMIASFLTDHTPTIIPAADTPAAQITVAQTDWSTRLSAPMSAELKDILAPTLETYKLSITHLNNFLDVSRGGPQNFLLNNLLRFPSAKSPAASYGTAIHASLQQLHNLLRADHRLPPTERILHYFRTSLETQHLLPDDFELYLDKGTAALTAFLDAKSSEFHDTELAELDFAHQGVVVGGARLTGKLDVADIDKHNKTIFVTDYKTGKPSHSWKGASDYERIKLHKYRQQLMFYQLLVTSSRDYGNFTFTGARLQFVEPDIKTGDILSLEDTFSEEELAEFARLVGIVWRKITTLELPDISGYSADYKGMVQFEEDLLTEIV, from the coding sequence ATGGATTTTCACACTCGCTATGCCAAGCTGAACGCCAATCAGCGCCAAGCGGTCGATTATATTCACGGCTCGCTCTTGGTGATCGCCGGGCCGGGCACGGGCAAGACCGAGCTACTGAGCATGCGCACCGCCCAGATTTTGCGCCAGACCGACACACTGCCGGACAGTATTTTGTGCCTGACCTTTACCGAGAGCGGCGCTGCCAACATGCGCCAGCGCCTGCGCCAGATCATCGGCGAGGATGCGTATAAAATTGCCATTCATACTTTTCATAGCTTTGGCACGGAGGTTATCAATCAACACCGAGAATATTTTTTTCACGGCGCTGATAGTCAGCCGGCGGATGAACTGACACAGCACCAAATTGTGACAGGGATCCTCGAGGGGCTTGATTGGCGTAATCCGCTGAGCGCTAAAAACAACGGCGAATTCGTCTACACCAGCGAACTAATCCGAGTCATTTCTGAGTTCAAGCAGAGCGGCCTCACGCCGGCGGAGCTGCGGGCGATTACGGCGGATAATCAGCGCGTCATCGCTGGCATTGCCCCTGACATTCAGCAGGTATTTGCGGCCAAGATTTCTAAAAAAACCATTGAGTTATTTGCGCCGCTGGCGGAGAAGATTACCGAGAGAATTGGCGAGGGAAATTCTGTTACAACCAGCGGGGGAGGCGCTACAGAGCTTTCTGAAAATGCTGCCAATTCAGCACTGCATCACGCCGAACCGTCCGCCAATTTGCCGTCCTCCATCACCCCATACGCTCAGGTCCTGGCGCTCAGCATCGCCCATGCAGCCCAGGAGGCAATTTATACCAACTCCACCAAACCGCTAACCGCCTGGAAAAACAAGTGGTGCGAAAAAAACGCCGCCGGCGAATTCGTCCTGAAAGATTTCGCTGCCAGCGAGAAACTATCCGCCGCCATTGACGTCTACGAAACATACGGCAACGTCCTGGCCGAGCGCTCGCTGTTTGACTACGACGACATGATTTTATCGGTTATTCAAGCCTGCGAATCCCACCCAGAACTACGCGCTAACCTTCAGGAGCAATTTCAGTTCATCATGGTCGACGAATTTCAGGACACCAACCTGGCGCAGCTGCGGCTGCTATTCGACCTGACTGGCGATGAAGACAATCCCAACATCATGGCGGTCGGCGACGACGATCAGGCGATTTTCAGTTTTCAGGGCGCCGATGTTGGCAATATCCAGCGCTTCCGGCAGCGCTATCACGACCCAAAAATTATCGTGCTGACGGACAATTACCGCTCGGCGGCTGACATCCTGACGGCAGCGCGCAGGGTGATCACCCAGGGGGCGGATCGCTTAGAAAACACCATTGACGGCTTGTCAAAGCAATTGACGGCGCATGCGTCTGGTAGCGGCGCGCGGGTTCAGGTGCAGGAATTTACCTCGGCGAGCGAGGAGCGGGCAGGGGTGGCCAAACAAATTGCCGAGCTGATCAAACGCGGCGAAAACCCAGCGCATATCACCGTCATCGCCCGCCATCACAAGGAGCTGATCGAGCTGCTGCCGTATCTGTACCGTCAGAACCTGATGGTCAATTACGAGCGCCATGACGATATTTTAGAGCAAGACATCATTCAGGCGCTGGACAAGCTAGCACGAGTCGTCATGGCGATTCATCAGAACAATCTTGACGTCGCCAATAGCCTGCTACCAGAGGTCATCGCCCATCCGGCATTCGGCTTTTCAGCGCTGGATATTTGGCGGCTCAGCCTCCACGCTTATAAAAATCGAGAGCTGTGGCTGGAGAGTATGCTGGCAAGCAGCACTTTTCGGCCATTTGGCGAGTGGCTGCTGGAGCGGGCGAAGGACGTGCCAAATCTGCCGCTGGAGGAGCAGTTGGATAAGTTGCTAGGGCTGGAAGCCGGAACTATCCCTATCGACTCCGTACAGCGATTGCAGCCCGAGCGTCCTCAGACGCCCAGCGCGAAAAGAGGAGTCGATAGGGATAGTTCCGGCGCTCACTCTGGCAGGGAACTCTTGCAGTCAGCCGACGAAGAGTCTTCACTTAATTCTCTCGCCGCCCACTACTTCTCGCCCGAAGCCCTCGCTCAAAATCCCGACGCCTACCTGACCACGCTCGAGAGCCTGCGCACGCTGCGCCAAAAATTACGCGACCGCACTACCGACGAAACCCCGACGCTGGCGAACTTTTTAGAATTCATCGACCTGCACCGCTCGACCAAAACCCGCCTGACGCACATCCGTCCCCAGGCCAGCGCCCTCGGCGGCGCCATCAACCTGATGACCGCCCACAAATCCAAGGGCCTAGAATTCCCGCACATCTTTGTCATCGGGGCAATCGACAGTGCCTGGGGCGAGAAAGTCCGCTCGCGCTCGCGGCTGATTCGCTATCCCGCCAACCTCCAACTCCAGCCCGCCGGCACCAGCTACGACGAGCGGCTGCGGCTATTCTTCGTGGCGATGACCCGCGCCAAAACCACCTTGACCATGACCTATTCTCAAACCAACGACGCCGGCAGCGACACCATGATCGCCAGCTTTCTGACCGACCACACGCCGACGATTATCCCCGCCGCCGACACGCCCGCAGCGCAAATTACCGTGGCGCAAACCGACTGGAGCACGCGGCTGAGCGCACCGATGAGTGCGGAGCTCAAGGATATACTGGCGCCGACCTTAGAGACTTACAAACTTTCCATTACGCATCTCAATAATTTCCTCGATGTCTCGCGCGGCGGCCCGCAGAACTTTTTGTTAAATAATCTGCTGCGCTTTCCGTCCGCCAAAAGCCCCGCCGCCAGCTATGGCACCGCCATTCACGCCAGTCTCCAGCAGCTGCACAATCTGCTGCGCGCCGACCACCGCCTACCGCCTACCGAGCGCATTCTCCACTATTTCCGTACATCGCTCGAGACCCAGCATCTGCTGCCCGACGATTTCGAGCTGTATCTGGACAAGGGCACGGCGGCACTGACGGCGTTTCTGGACGCCAAATCGTCCGAGTTTCATGACACCGAGCTCGCAGAACTCGATTTCGCTCACCAAGGCGTCGTCGTTGGCGGCGCCCGCCTGACCGGCAAGCTGGACGTCGCCGACATTGATAAGCATAATAAAACCATCTTCGTGACCGATTACAAGACCGGCAAGCCATCGCACTCCTGGAAGGGCGCGTCTGATTACGAAAGAATCAAGCTCCACAAATACCGCCAGCAGCTGATGTTTTATCAACTCTTAGTCACGTCATCACGCGATTATGGCAATTTCACCTTCACCGGCGCCCGCCTGCAGTTCGTCGAACCGGACATAAAAACTGGCGATATCCTCAGCCTGGAGGATACGTTCTCCGAGGAGGAATTAGCTGAATTTGCTCGGCTTGTCGGCATCGTCTGGCGTAAAATCACCACCCTGGAACTGCCGGATATCTCTGGGTATTCGGCGGATTATAAGGGTATGGTGCAGTTTGAGGAAGATTTGTTGACAGAGATCGTGTAG
- a CDS encoding HAD family hydrolase, which produces MRDYLDIIKRNLLSPIVLAIFLLAGALIYVREYRDAWFISVVIVVNSLIGIVQEIRAKRVLHRLELMSAPRARVLRDGQAVEVPYDSLVVGDEIILQAGDELPADATVTMSRGLELNESMLTGESAAIEKAVGDTVLAATTVLAGEGTARVTAVGDQTKAGAISQVLKRYKPELTPLQVAIWRAITFLTYGAIVLAALIFIVYYFSGDDVVIILKTITSAAVTVVPEGLLLASSLLLAFGSLRLAQAKVLPQKLAAIEAMALLNLLAVDKTGTLTSDEVTLERVVAFDESGVSMGLAIADSEKSAAQATAGSPERRFSEMKLSEAASDVAELAALIAHETSGGNITGQAILAEITPPKHAEIIEVMAFSSARKMAGVRAKVDGAARTLMMGAPEFVAKLAPVDAMLQRQLDEWADSGLRVLMLAEFDDETVKLKDLPDGSGRAIGAVILRNSLRDGVIDTVKFLQEQGVVIRVISGDNPRTVQHIAREAGIDNPDKAILGSALAGLSDKAFNKAADEHTIFARVLPEQKERLIAHFKQSGKFTGMVGDGVNDALALKKSDLGVAMYAGAPASRRVADIILLNNSFTSLPIGMKLGNRIMQAIEVIATLFFHKIIYGVVLLLSTMLVGLNYPYAPRHITFLNIFLVTMPTIMWTLFPPRPRHRVNPAHFWRDTLQAVAPIALLTGLTVAFTYWSGVTLHPNQAAEAATMTVLTATFFGIYLVFLVGPMLGVVLDKRAHLARTLYMAGVLFVTLVSFGIEPLRQFFDFTMPNVALLWPGIAVVIPVALVQWWLARRAGRKFADMVEAADERTKTNRPE; this is translated from the coding sequence ATGCGAGATTATCTGGATATTATCAAGAGAAATTTACTGTCGCCGATTGTGCTGGCGATTTTCCTGCTAGCTGGGGCGCTGATTTATGTGCGCGAGTACCGCGATGCTTGGTTTATTTCGGTGGTGATCGTGGTCAATTCACTGATCGGCATCGTTCAGGAAATTCGTGCCAAACGGGTGCTGCACCGGCTGGAGCTGATGAGCGCGCCTCGGGCGCGGGTGCTGCGTGATGGCCAGGCGGTGGAAGTGCCGTATGATTCGCTGGTGGTGGGTGATGAGATCATTCTACAGGCTGGTGATGAGCTGCCGGCGGACGCGACGGTGACGATGTCGAGGGGCTTGGAGCTCAATGAAAGTATGCTGACTGGCGAGTCGGCGGCGATTGAGAAGGCGGTTGGCGACACGGTGCTGGCGGCAACCACGGTGTTGGCGGGCGAAGGCACGGCGCGGGTCACGGCGGTCGGCGACCAGACGAAAGCCGGCGCCATCAGCCAAGTCCTGAAGCGCTACAAACCGGAATTGACACCGCTGCAGGTGGCGATTTGGCGGGCGATCACTTTCTTGACATATGGCGCGATTGTGTTGGCGGCATTGATTTTTATAGTGTATTATTTCTCGGGCGATGATGTGGTGATTATATTAAAGACGATTACCTCGGCGGCGGTAACGGTGGTACCGGAGGGGCTGCTGCTGGCTAGTTCCCTGCTGCTGGCGTTCGGCTCGCTGCGGCTGGCGCAGGCCAAGGTGTTGCCGCAGAAATTGGCGGCGATCGAGGCGATGGCACTGCTGAATTTATTGGCGGTGGACAAGACTGGCACGCTGACCAGCGACGAGGTGACGCTGGAGCGGGTGGTGGCGTTTGATGAGTCGGGTGTATCGATGGGCTTGGCAATAGCTGACTCAGAAAAATCCGCAGCCCAAGCGACCGCGGGCAGCCCAGAGCGTAGATTTTCGGAGATGAAATTATCTGAAGCTGCTTCGGACGTTGCCGAGCTGGCGGCCCTCATTGCCCATGAAACCAGCGGCGGCAATATCACCGGGCAAGCGATCCTAGCGGAAATCACGCCGCCGAAGCACGCGGAAATCATCGAGGTGATGGCCTTTTCCTCGGCGCGCAAGATGGCGGGCGTCCGGGCGAAGGTCGACGGCGCGGCGCGGACATTGATGATGGGAGCGCCGGAGTTTGTGGCCAAGTTAGCGCCGGTTGACGCCATGCTCCAGCGCCAGCTGGACGAGTGGGCGGACAGCGGCCTACGGGTGCTGATGCTGGCGGAATTTGACGATGAAACAGTGAAGCTCAAGGATCTGCCGGATGGTTCTGGGCGGGCGATTGGCGCGGTGATTTTGCGTAATTCCCTGCGCGACGGCGTGATTGATACGGTCAAGTTCCTCCAGGAGCAAGGCGTGGTCATTCGCGTGATTTCTGGTGATAATCCGCGCACCGTTCAGCACATCGCGCGTGAAGCGGGCATCGATAACCCGGACAAGGCCATCCTTGGCTCGGCATTGGCGGGTCTCAGCGACAAAGCCTTCAATAAGGCCGCTGATGAACACACAATTTTTGCCCGCGTGCTGCCAGAGCAAAAGGAGCGGCTGATCGCTCATTTCAAGCAGTCCGGCAAGTTCACCGGCATGGTCGGCGACGGCGTCAACGACGCGCTGGCGCTGAAAAAATCCGACCTCGGCGTGGCGATGTATGCGGGAGCTCCGGCGTCGCGGCGGGTGGCGGATATAATTTTATTGAATAATTCGTTTACGTCTCTGCCGATTGGTATGAAGCTGGGTAATCGGATCATGCAAGCCATCGAAGTGATCGCCACCCTGTTCTTTCATAAGATTATTTACGGCGTGGTGCTGCTACTGAGTACCATGCTGGTCGGGTTGAATTATCCGTACGCGCCGCGGCACATCACCTTTCTCAATATTTTCCTAGTGACTATGCCGACGATCATGTGGACGCTGTTTCCACCACGTCCGCGCCACCGGGTTAATCCAGCGCATTTCTGGCGAGACACCTTGCAGGCGGTGGCGCCGATCGCACTGCTGACGGGCCTGACGGTGGCGTTTACCTATTGGTCAGGTGTGACGCTGCATCCAAATCAGGCGGCCGAGGCAGCGACGATGACGGTCCTAACAGCCACATTCTTTGGGATTTATCTGGTGTTTTTGGTCGGGCCGATGCTCGGTGTGGTCCTGGATAAGCGGGCGCATCTGGCGCGGACACTGTATATGGCGGGCGTGCTGTTCGTTACTCTGGTGAGCTTTGGCATTGAGCCACTCAGGCAGTTCTTTGACTTTACTATGCCAAATGTTGCCCTGCTCTGGCCGGGCATCGCCGTAGTCATCCCCGTTGCCCTGGTTCAGTGGTGGCTGGCTCGCCGCGCTGGTCGGAAGTTCGCTGATATGGTAGAGGCGGCTGATGAGCGGACGAAGACGAATCGCCCAGAATGA
- a CDS encoding ABC transporter permease has protein sequence MLRITDSLRLAGTKLRVRRIRLAITVVVSGLLFAALLAGLTILMGAQRSVEEFDRGSLNSRYLVAQTAIRPNNIEFTSNLTARAEAERTQMIKDKQALAARLGLPYDPKSEPPIMQSFPDSQPYPNDQSVIVQRLIRQETAKLPRLTADAQWQFARTRGAVQQFSIQSIAANGMLNYMERGIESFDDKRQQNNQPTPLEEFKQQFGSITTIDQSLLGGYLLAGASAKPSEIPLIIRYQDAEVLLGLKPLDKNASNDTQLARLKELRQKAGQLTFSACYRNPTSRALLQTAKQQIQAAANQAKKPSADYVKPDREYAMPSADSCAAPAVVKDNRSAEAKRTEANQRQFDQTFGSAQPEPAQAKFTFRVVGLMPDGIEAAQSDIGSFLQQFLSTRLSYTWIMPRGSMTTAAQTALESTIQTANNDQGGANRDETLAIYEFSDPKKARSYLAAASCGEGAAQPEPTGASKTQKSNKSICLPRYVVFASPTGSNSLVNYDAMERLRPIIMWTFIGVTIIATFILLIIISRTIADSRKESAVFRALGATRLDISQIYFVYTMIVALLTALFSIAAGLIVVYIADNVFASQITATLRIAMTPKDLATTFHFWTIDWMVIGAVALSIIAAAVLACLIPLIRNTRRNPIKDMRDE, from the coding sequence ATGCTTAGAATCACCGATTCGCTGCGACTGGCTGGCACCAAACTCCGAGTGCGGCGTATTCGCTTGGCTATCACTGTAGTCGTGTCTGGGCTGCTTTTTGCGGCGCTGCTGGCGGGGCTGACTATACTAATGGGCGCTCAGCGGAGCGTCGAGGAATTTGATCGAGGCAGCCTGAATAGCCGCTATCTGGTGGCGCAAACCGCCATTCGGCCAAATAATATTGAATTTACCTCGAACCTAACTGCCCGCGCCGAAGCCGAGCGCACGCAAATGATCAAGGACAAGCAGGCGCTGGCCGCCCGCCTCGGCCTGCCATACGACCCCAAATCCGAACCGCCAATCATGCAGTCGTTTCCTGACAGCCAGCCGTACCCGAACGACCAGAGCGTCATCGTCCAGCGGCTTATTCGCCAGGAGACCGCCAAATTACCGCGCCTCACAGCGGACGCACAGTGGCAATTTGCCCGCACCCGCGGTGCCGTGCAGCAGTTTAGTATTCAATCAATCGCTGCCAATGGCATGCTGAATTATATGGAGCGGGGAATTGAGTCGTTTGACGACAAGCGCCAGCAAAACAACCAGCCGACCCCGCTGGAAGAATTTAAGCAGCAATTCGGCAGTATAACCACCATCGACCAATCATTGCTGGGCGGCTATCTGCTGGCTGGTGCCAGCGCCAAACCCAGCGAAATTCCGCTGATTATCCGCTACCAGGACGCCGAAGTGCTGCTTGGCCTCAAGCCGCTGGATAAAAATGCCAGCAATGACACGCAACTAGCACGACTCAAAGAATTGCGCCAAAAAGCCGGGCAGCTGACATTCAGCGCCTGTTATCGCAACCCGACTTCGCGAGCGTTACTGCAAACCGCCAAACAGCAAATCCAAGCCGCCGCCAATCAAGCTAAGAAACCATCCGCCGATTATGTCAAGCCAGACCGCGAATACGCCATGCCGTCCGCTGACTCCTGCGCCGCGCCGGCTGTTGTTAAGGATAATCGTTCAGCCGAAGCCAAGCGCACCGAGGCTAACCAGCGCCAATTTGATCAGACTTTCGGCTCAGCCCAGCCCGAACCCGCCCAGGCCAAATTTACTTTCCGTGTCGTCGGTCTGATGCCAGACGGTATTGAAGCCGCCCAAAGCGACATCGGCAGCTTCTTGCAGCAATTTTTAAGCACCCGCCTGTCATACACCTGGATCATGCCGCGCGGCTCAATGACCACCGCGGCGCAAACGGCACTTGAATCGACTATTCAAACCGCCAACAATGATCAAGGCGGCGCCAATAGAGACGAGACACTAGCTATCTATGAATTCAGCGACCCCAAAAAAGCTCGCAGCTACCTGGCAGCCGCCTCTTGCGGCGAAGGAGCTGCGCAACCCGAACCCACCGGAGCCTCCAAAACCCAAAAATCTAATAAATCAATCTGCCTGCCGCGCTACGTAGTATTCGCGTCGCCCACCGGCAGCAACTCGCTCGTCAATTACGACGCCATGGAACGCCTCAGGCCAATCATCATGTGGACGTTCATCGGCGTGACGATCATCGCCACCTTTATCTTGCTGATTATCATCTCCCGCACCATCGCCGACAGCCGCAAAGAGTCCGCAGTTTTTCGAGCGCTCGGAGCAACGCGGCTTGATATTAGCCAAATTTATTTCGTCTACACCATGATCGTGGCGCTGCTTACCGCGCTGTTCAGCATCGCCGCCGGACTAATTGTCGTATATATTGCCGACAATGTGTTCGCTAGTCAAATCACCGCGACGCTGCGCATCGCCATGACGCCGAAAGATTTGGCGACAACCTTCCATTTTTGGACGATTGACTGGATGGTCATCGGCGCGGTCGCCCTCAGTATCATCGCTGCCGCCGTGCTGGCGTGCCTGATACCACTCATCCGCAACACCCGCCGCAACCCGATCAAAGACATGCGCGACGAATAG
- a CDS encoding ABC transporter ATP-binding protein, with protein MKPEVGKVCAEDIAAFLAKFDDVEEAINAIRSFAQPAVSAGLVDLPPIAKSNPVAKAMTPPAAAPERSGRRHIAVTDLAKSYRVGRQTIPALGGVSLDIFAGEFVAITGASGSGKSTLLQLIGGLDKPSTGQILINDQPLSRLSDRQLSRFRSREIGFVFQSFYLQPFLTLSANLEIPAMFARIKPKQRRARAQELAELVGLADRMHHLPRELSGGQIQRAAIARALFNRPNILLADEPTGNLDSANSDRIIDLFHQIRRELGTTVVIVTHNPDIAAAADREIRLKDGRITDA; from the coding sequence ATGAAACCAGAGGTGGGGAAGGTGTGCGCTGAGGATATCGCGGCATTTTTAGCGAAATTTGACGACGTCGAGGAAGCAATCAACGCAATCCGCAGCTTTGCCCAACCGGCGGTGTCGGCCGGCTTAGTTGACTTACCTCCAATCGCCAAATCAAATCCAGTCGCCAAGGCTATGACGCCGCCCGCTGCCGCGCCAGAACGTTCCGGCCGCCGCCATATCGCCGTAACCGACCTCGCCAAATCTTACCGCGTCGGCCGCCAGACCATCCCAGCGCTCGGCGGCGTTAGCCTTGATATTTTCGCTGGCGAATTCGTGGCTATCACTGGCGCTAGCGGCTCGGGCAAAAGTACTTTATTGCAACTCATCGGCGGACTCGACAAGCCGTCCACTGGTCAAATCCTCATTAACGACCAGCCGCTCAGCCGCTTGTCCGACCGGCAACTGTCGCGGTTTCGATCGCGTGAAATCGGCTTTGTCTTTCAATCATTTTATCTGCAGCCATTCCTAACCCTGTCTGCCAATCTGGAAATTCCTGCCATGTTTGCCCGCATCAAGCCCAAGCAGCGCCGAGCCCGCGCCCAGGAACTCGCCGAATTGGTCGGACTAGCAGACCGGATGCACCATTTGCCGCGCGAACTTTCCGGCGGTCAAATTCAGCGCGCTGCCATCGCCCGCGCCTTATTCAATCGCCCGAATATTTTACTCGCCGACGAACCGACAGGCAATCTGGACAGCGCCAACTCCGACCGCATCATTGACCTATTTCACCAAATCCGCCGCGAACTCGGCACCACGGTCGTTATCGTTACGCATAATCCAGATATCGCCGCAGCAGCCGATCGTGAAATCCGCCTGAAGGACGGGAGGATAACCGATGCTTAG
- the recR gene encoding recombination protein RecR, with translation MKPTILPTALTTLIDEFGGLPGVGPRTAERYAYAVLRRDARRAEQLARALDRLHTRVKTCPVTFALIDHDQEVSPLYQDESRNRRLICVVEEPLDIVALERTGQYSGTYHVLGGAISPIDGIGPEQLHIPELIERIKHDSAEELIIATNASVEGESTALFLQRYLQEAGLTITISRLARGIPVGVDLEYADQITLTHALEGRRTL, from the coding sequence ATGAAACCAACGATTTTGCCGACGGCGCTGACGACGCTAATTGATGAGTTTGGCGGGCTGCCTGGTGTCGGACCACGAACCGCTGAGCGCTATGCCTATGCCGTACTTCGGCGTGACGCCAGACGGGCCGAGCAGCTAGCGCGAGCGCTGGACCGACTGCATACACGCGTCAAGACCTGTCCGGTCACGTTCGCCTTGATTGATCATGATCAAGAGGTGTCGCCGCTCTATCAAGACGAGTCGCGCAATCGACGCTTGATCTGCGTAGTCGAGGAGCCACTGGACATCGTAGCACTGGAGCGGACGGGGCAGTATAGCGGTACCTATCACGTGCTGGGCGGCGCAATTTCGCCAATTGATGGCATCGGCCCGGAGCAACTGCACATCCCCGAGCTCATTGAGCGCATCAAGCATGACAGCGCCGAGGAGTTGATCATCGCTACCAACGCGTCGGTCGAAGGCGAATCAACCGCGCTCTTTTTGCAGCGCTACCTCCAGGAGGCCGGCCTCACCATAACCATCTCGCGCCTCGCCCGCGGCATCCCCGTCGGCGTCGACCTCGAATACGCCGACCAAATTACGCTGACGCATGCGCTGGAAGGACGACGAACGCTGTAG